One segment of Sesamum indicum cultivar Zhongzhi No. 13 linkage group LG4, S_indicum_v1.0, whole genome shotgun sequence DNA contains the following:
- the LOC105159641 gene encoding F-box/kelch-repeat protein At2g44130-like, whose translation MDDDLEEFTELIPGLPEELALECLSRLHYSAHRLSSRVCKRWRHLLLSNDFYYHRKQSGFTHKAACLVQALPAHSHNKPVGQPRYGISLFDPVTMSWDRLPPVPKYPDGLPLFCQVVSTEGKLILMGGWDPSSWDPVRDVFVYEFTTQKWTQCADMPSTRSFFAVGAVEGKVLVAGGHDESKNALNSAWVLDIKKKEWCELGRMREERDECEGVIIGSEFWVVSGYGTETQGVFKSSAEVYGMGRGEWRVEEEAWGVSRCPRSCVGVEKGKKGNALICWGDVESGVQVGACAVEVGERTVVTGSAYQGAPHGFYVNVNGNGNGNGKGGQNGKLVKVNVDVEYSGIVQGGCCVEI comes from the coding sequence ATGGATGATGATCTAGAAGAGTTCACTGAGCTCATACCCGGTTTGCCAGAAGAACTCGCTCTCGAATGCCTCTCTCGACTCCACTACTCCGCCCACCGATTATCTTCCCGCGTCTGCAAACGCTGGCGCCATCTTCTCCTAAGTAACGACTTCTACTACCACCGAAAGCAATCCGGGTTTACCCACAAAGCCGCATGCTTGGTTCAGGCGCTTCCCGCCCACTCCCACAACAAACCAGTGGGTCAACCCAGGTACGGGATTTCTTTATTTGACCCGGTGACTATGAGCTGGGACCGACTCCCCCCGGTTCCCAAATACCCAGATGGTTTGCCCTTGTTCTGTCAAGTGGTGAGCACGGAAGGGAAGCTTATACTAATGGGTGGGTGGGATCCATCGAGTTGGGATCCGGTGAGGGACGTTTTCGTTTACGAGTTCACGACTCAGAAGTGGACTCAGTGTGCTGATATGCCTTCGACTCGGTCCTTTTTCGCGGTGGGGGCAGTTGAAGGCAAAGTTTTAGTGGCTGGGGGGCACGACGAGAGCAAAAACGCGTTGAACTCGGCGTGGGTTTTGGACATCAAGAAGAAGGAGTGGTGTGAGTTGGGGAGGATGAGGGAGGAGCGAGACGAGTGCGAGGGTGTGATTATAGGGTCGGAGTTCTGGGTGGTGAGTGGGTACGGGACGGAGACGCAAGGCGTGTTCAAGAGCAGCGCGGAGGTGTATGGAATGGGGAGGGGTGAGTGGAGGGTGGAGGAGGAGGCGTGGGGGGTGAGTCGATGCCCGAGGTCATGCGTGGGGGTGGAGAAGGGTAAAAAGGGGAATGCATTGATATGCTGGGGGGATGTAGAGTCGGGGGTACAAGTGGGGGCTTGCGCGGTGGAAGTTGGGGAGAGGACGGTGGTGACGGGGTCAGCGTACCAGGGTGCACCACATGGCTTCTATGTGAATGTGAACGGGAATGGGAATGGGAATGGAAAGGGAGGGCAAAATGGTAAACTGGTGAAGGTAAATGTGGATGTGGAATACAGTGGAATAGTGCAAGGTGGGTGCTGCGTGGAAATTTGA